TCAAGCTCCTCGGCCTCAATCCATCTATCAACCGGTTCATGATCTACCAGCAAGGCTGCTTTGCTGGTGGGACGGTGCTACGCATTGCCAAGGACATAGCCGAGAACAATGCCGGAGCTCGTGTTCTTATCGTGTGCTGTGAGATCACCACCATGTTTTTTCAGCAACCATGTGACAGCCACTTGGATGTTTTGGTCGGACAGGCTCTGTTTTCAGACGGTGCGGCAGCTTTGGTCGTTGGGGCTAATCCGGACCCTGAAAGTGAATGTCAACTTTTCAATGTTATGTCTGCTAGAGAGACTATTATCCCAAACTCGGAGCATGGAGTTGTGGCACACTTGCGTGAGATGGGGTTTGAGTATTATTTATCGTCAGAAGTTCCAAAGTTGGTTGGTGGGAAAATAGAAGAGTGTTTGAGTAAAGGGTTTGAGGGCTTTGGGGTTAATGGTGATTGGAACTCATTGTTCTATAGCATTCATCCTGGGGGTCCTGCCATTCTTGACAAGGTGGAAGAACAATTGGGTTTGAAGGAGGGGAAGCTGAGGGCAACAAGGCATGTACTGAGTGAGTTCGGTAATATGGGAGCACCATCTGTGCTTTTTATTTTGGATGAGTTGAGGAAGAAGTCAATGGAGGAAGGAAAAGCCACAACTGGTGAAGGGTTGGAATGGGGGGTGTTAATTGGGATCGGGCCAGGACTTACTGTGGAGACTGTTGTGCTCCGTAGTGCTCCGGCCACTGCTATTTGAAATCTTCATTCATCAATATGCGATAATGCGACTACGCCATTGTACTACTCTAAAAGCAATGTTGTTTGTTTTCATGTCTAGTATGTTTCTTCTCTATTTGGTTTCTTGTGAAATATAGATAGAGCAATGAAAATGAGTAGCAGTAATATATGTGAATGCTGTGATGAGTGATTCTTCCGGTCTTTGTTGCCTGATTCATCAGCAGTACATGTGCTTCACTTAAGCCATGGCCGCCGTTGGTGGGATCAACATCTATTGTTGATTGAGAAACAATGTCCCACATGTGTGGTGCACCTGCAATCGTCAACATACTATCAAATTTTCTTGTCAGTCACGCATATGGTTTGCCAGAGATGGCTGGAGTGCGTGTTTTGAGCTATGGAAAAGGAAGTGTAACGAGTTTCCAGCTTCGCGGATAGCCAGACTAAAAGCCAGGCAAGGAGTGTCAAACGAGATGATGATTGATGGTTGGCCTGAGGCCACTGCATGAAAGATGATGGTTGGCCTTACACTGGAGATGTGGGAGTGATGCATGATGCATCCTGAAGGATATATGGAGATCAAAGACGGAACTAAAGGATGTGATTATTTGCGGAGGGGAGAATGTATGCAGTCCAGAAGTGGATTGGGTATTGTACTCGCACCTGGTGGTCAATGAGGCAGCACTAGTGGCAAAACCAGACGGCTTATGGGGAGAGACACCGTGTGCTTTTGTGAGCTTGAGGAATAATGGATTAGGGTTGGACTGCAGTGTTCCTAGTGAAAGAGATAGAACAGAGTTCTGCAGAGAAAGGTTGCCACATTAAATGGCAGCAAAGAGGGTGGTGTTCAAGGAGGAGCTTCCCAGGACATCCACCAAGAA
The window above is part of the Fragaria vesca subsp. vesca linkage group LG2, FraVesHawaii_1.0, whole genome shotgun sequence genome. Proteins encoded here:
- the LOC101312413 gene encoding chalcone synthase 1-like encodes the protein MESVSKEVKVPATILAIGTANPVSCYYQDDYPDFLFKVTKSDHKTGLKDKFKRICQKSMVKKRYLGITEDSLKANPNICTYKAPSLNARQDLLIHEVPKLGKEAALKAIKEWGHPISSLTHLIFCTASCVDMPGADFQLVKLLGLNPSINRFMIYQQGCFAGGTVLRIAKDIAENNAGARVLIVCCEITTMFFQQPCDSHLDVLVGQALFSDGAAALVVGANPDPESECQLFNVMSARETIIPNSEHGVVAHLREMGFEYYLSSEVPKLVGGKIEECLSKGFEGFGVNGDWNSLFYSIHPGGPAILDKVEEQLGLKEGKLRATRHVLSEFGNMGAPSVLFILDELRKKSMEEGKATTGEGLEWGVLIGIGPGLTVETVVLRSAPATAI